Genomic segment of Pseudomonas sp. CCI4.2:
CTTTCGATTGGCCCTTATTCTGTAAAGGCCTTGATACACTAATCGTCGAAGAAAACATGGACACTACGCAAATACGTTTTGAAATAGGGCGATTTATAAGCGCCGCGTGCGGCTATTACCTGATGCAAGTGCTAGACATTAAACGTAACCATGGTCACTACTTCGCGATTGGCCGGGGCGGCACCCACCACTTTCGGACACCCGCTGCCCAAGGCCACGACCACCCGGTCGTCATACTGCGTGGCCCGCAGCCACCACAGGTAATCAATGAGTCGGTGACCTTAGTTGGCCAACTCTGTACACCAAAGGATGTCCTGGCAAAACAGCAACCAGTAGCTGAATTAGCCGTCGACGATCTTCTAGTATTCCCATTGGCTGGGGCCTACGCTTGGAACATTTCGCACCGAGACTTTCTCATGCACGAGCCACCGCGCATGTTGTTTTTAAAAAAGTAATTTAAGTACCGGTGCCATCACTGATCTCCGCTATAAAAACAATACACATCAGAACAAGTGAGCATAAGTACCTACAGCAAGGTACAAAATAACGCATTCTTTCACTCATTATGGGAACTCAACGCGCGCAGTGGCTCTAACCCCTGTACCCTCCTACTTTGTAAACGGCAGCGGCAGGCACAACTGGCCGTTATCCTGTCGTGTAAAGTTTCCGGCGAAGCACTTCGACCACCGCGATGCTCGCTTAGCAGTTTGACCTGCATGTCGCCGTCGTCGAGGCCGCAGCAAGGGGTATCCGTATGTCATTTCTCTTTTAAATATTGACTTGCCCGTGCGCTTGAATTTACCCCTCAGCGCATAGGCACCGGTTCATGTTTCGACGATGGATGACGCATTTTCGATTTATCGCTTCGTCTCCTGGAGTCCGCGATGAAGACTGCTCCTATCGCCTATAACCGGCGCATTTTGATCATCGATGACAGCCCATCGATACATCAGGACTTCCGCAAAATTCTCTGTCCCGAACTGGACAGTGAACTGTCTCTGGCCTCCGCCGAGGCCGCACTGTTTGGTACCGTGCCCCCCCCCGTAAACTCTTTGAGCTGGATTCGGCCTATCAGGGCGAAGAAGCGTTGGCCATGGTCGAACGCGGTTTGACTGAGGGCCGTCCGTATTCCCTGGCCTTTATCGACATGCGCATGCCCCCTGGCTGGGATGGCCTGGAAACCATCGAGCGTCTATGGAACGCCGATCCGAAGTTGCAAGTCGCGTTGTGTACCGCCTTTTCTGATCACTCATTGGAAGCTATGACAGAGCGTCTCGAATTTGGCGATCAATTGCTGATCCTGAAAAAACCCTTCGACACCCTGGCCATCCGCCAAATGGCCAGTGCGCTGACCGTCAAATGGCAGTTAGCGCAGGAAGTTGCCGCGAAAATGCTTGGGTTGGAACAAACCATCGCCGAACGGGTACAAGAGGCGCTGAAAGTTTCACACCTTTTCCAATACGACGTGCTGACCGAGCTGCCAAACAGCACCCTGCTGACGGGCCAACTTGCATTGGCCCTGGCCTTATCCAAACGTCACAATTTGCAATTGGCCGTATTTTTCATTGGTCTGGATCGCTTCGAGCGAATCAATAACGCCCTCGGCTACCCTACCGGCGATGAAATGCTCAAACAGGTTGCCCATTGCCTGGTCAGTACAGTGCGCCAATCCGACGCGGTCTTTCGTTATGGCTCCGACGAGTTCGTGCTGCTATTGGCCGACATCCACCACCCGCATCAAACCACGGGCATCGCGGAAAAAATATTAGCGGCGCTACGAGTGCCGCATTACATCGCCGGACATGACCTCACCGTGACCGCGAGTCTGGGTATCAGCATTTTCCCGGACGATGGCGTGGAGCCCGTCGAGCTGATCAAAAAAGCTGAAAACGCCATGCGCAACGTCAAACTTATGGGTCCGGATAACTTCTGTTTTTTTGCCGACAACCTCAATGAACGCGCGCGGGCACATCAATCCATCGAGTCGGGCATTCGACTTGCACTGGAGCGGGATGAGTTCGTGCTGCATTACCAACCCAAACTCAATTTGAAAACCGGAAAGATAGTTGGTGCCGAAGCGTTGATTCGTTGGTTCAAACCCGACCACGGCTGGGTGTTTCCGTCCGATTTCATTCCAGTGGCCGAAGACAGCGGTTTGATCGTACCGCTCAGTAAATGGGTGTTGCGTGAGGCGTGCCGCCAAGCCTGCGCCTGGGAAGCCGCCGGATTGCCGGCCATTCGTGTGTCCGTAAACATCTCTGCCACGGAGTTCCGTCAGAAAGGTTTTCTCGAAAGTATCCGCACGGTTCTGGATGAAACCGGGTTGAGCCCTGACCAGTTAGAGTTGGAGATAACCGAAGGGGTGCTGATGCAAAATGCCGACTCAACCGTCTTGGTGCTGTTGGCCATCAAGGAAATGGGCATTCATCTGGCCATCGATGATTTTGGCACCGGCTATTCCAGCCTGAGCTATCTGCGCCGATTCCCCATCGACGTCTTAAAAATCGATCAGTCGTTTATCCGTGCGCTGGGAACCGACAGTAATGACGAGGCGTTGGTCGACGCGATCATCAGCCTGGGTGAAAGTTTGAAGCTGAATATTATTGCCGAAGGCATCGAGACCCAGGCACAACTGGACTTTCTCCGGGAGCATCAATGCGAAGAAGGCCAAGGCTATTTCTTCAGCCGCGCGATTGAACCTGCAGCCTTCGCCGAAATACTAAGCGCCGGGAAGATGGAAGCGGTCTTTCAAGGGCCTTCAACATCAAGTTGCTAGCCAGCAAGGAATCAACCGTGCGCATGATTACGGCATTGGCGTTGCTGCTGGGCCTCTGCAGGCCGGCGATATCGGCGCCGCTGAATGAGCCGCTCAAACCACTTCCGGATGTGCAAGTACATGATTCTGCCCAGGTCGAATTAGGCCGTCGGCTGTTCAATGAAAAGAGTCTCTCGGTGAACAATTCCGTGGCGTGCGCAAGTTGCCATCAACTGCAAAAAGGTGGTGCCGACGACGTTGCATATTCCATTGCCGCCAACGGCAAGCCGACGGACGTCAATACGCCCACGGTCTTGAATGCGAGTCTGAATTTCAGGCAATTCTGGAATGGCCGTGCCGACTCTTTGGAGGCACAAATTGACGAATTCATCAGAAGTCCCATGGCGATGGGAAACACCTGGGCCGCTGTTATCAACACCCTGTCCCACACCCCTGATTACCGCTCCGCGTTCAACCACGCTTACCCGGACGGTCTCACTGCCGCCAACGTACAAAACGCTTTAGCCGCCTATGAGCGAACACTGCTAACCCCCAACTCACGCTTTGATCTCTATTTAAAGGGCGACACAGACATCCTGACTCAAGACGAAAAATACGGTTATCAGCGCTTCAAACAGTACGGCTGCATCGCCTGCCATCAAGGCGTGAATATTGGCGGCAATATGTATCAGAAATTCGGCGTAATGAACGATTACATGAATGATCGTGGCCACCCGACTGAGGCTGATCTGGGGCGGTATCTGGTGACTAAGGACGAGGCAGACCGCAACGTCTTTAAAGTTCCCAGCCTGCGCAACGTGGCCCTGACGGCACCTTACTTCCACGACGGATCCGCCAAAACGTTGGATGAGGCCGTCGCAGTGATGTTTAAGTATCAGTTGGGGCGCACGCCCTCAGCGCTGGATAAAAGCCTGATCATCGAGTTCCTCAAAACCTTGACCGGGGAGCTGGCAGGTAAACCTTTATGAAGCTGTCCCGTCGACTGATCTCACTGTTGCTGGGGGGCCTGACGCTGATGCTCGCCTCTACTCTGCTGTTTCTCTATATCAAGTCCAGTACCGACAACACCACCAACTACATCGAGTCGCGGGACTTGATTAGCCAAATCAAACAGCTGAACGCCCAATGGGAAACCGCGATTTTGAAAGCGCGAATCACCGCCAATCAAAATTACGACGAACTGGTCGAGCCCTTGACTGCTATCAACCAACTCTGGGAACAATTCGTCCCGCTGGAGCTGGGTCGTACACGTCATACAGTCATTGATTGGCGTAATGCAGGTGAAGCTTATCTGGATGCAATTACCGAAAAGACCCGGCTGGTGGAGCAATTCAAGTCGCACAACGCGATCCTGCACAACTCCTTAGCCTTTCTACCCCTTGCCCAAGACGACATCCAGTTTCAATTTCAGCAATTGGACCGGAGCACACCGCTGCTGCAACCCACTTTGATCGATATGTATGATTTGCTGCTGGACTGCCTGGAGTTCTCCCAAGTTATTTCTGATGAAAAAGCAGCGGATATTCAGGTGGGACTAAACCAACTGGAAGTGGACAAGGAACGCCTGCCTCCCAAGTTGCACCTTCCGCTGGAGATATTGCTCAGCCATGTGCGATTGATTCTTCGTGAGCAACCGATGGTCAATGACCTGGTAGAACGTATCGGCGCTGTTCCGGTCGCGGCACGCCTGGACGACATTAATGTCCTGCTTAACGGTTATCAGGAGCAAGCGGCTGGCGTCGCTCGGATGTACCACCTCTGCCTACTGGTCCTTTCAGCACTGATGTTCGTGCTGATGCTGTACCTCGGGTTTCGTCTGCTGCGCAGTTACGCCGAGATCAACCGCCGCATCAATAGCGCCTTGCACGCCGCCAATGAAAACCTCGAACAACGAGTCGAAGAACGTACCCGCGAACTCAAAGACACCCAAAGCGAGTTGTTCGATACCGCCCGCCAGGCGGGCATGGCCGAAATCGCCACCAACGTGCTGCATAACGTTGGCAATGTGCTGAACAGCGTGAACATTTCCGCTGAACTGGTCAGCCGTACGGTGGCAGGCAGCAAGGTCATTGGTCTGGGAAAAGCGGTGCAATTGATCAACGAGCACGCCGACGACCTTGGCGAGTTTATTAGTCGCGACCCCAAAGGCAAGTTGCTCCCGAATTACCTCAACCAGCTGGACAAAGCCTTGCTCGCAGAGCAACAGAGCATCACCGAGGAGTTGGCGCGCCTGACCCGCAGCGTCGATCACATCAAGGACATCGTTTCAACTCAGCAGTCGTACGCGGGCATTACCAGCCTTGCCGAAAGCTTGAACATCAACGACCTGCTCGAAGACGCCCTGCGCATGAATTCGGGCGCGTTGACTCGCCATCGCGTCAAGGTCATCAAGGACTTCAGTAATGTTCCCGATATTCTGGCCGACAAGCACCGGCTGTTACTGATCCTGATCAATCTGATCAGCAACGCCAAGTACGCGATGTGCAACATGGATGAGCGCGCCAGGAATATGACCGTGGGCGTTAAATTCATCGACAACACCGTCTTGCGAATCAGCATAAGAGATGAAGGAGAAGGCATTCTTCCCGAAAACATGACCCGTATCTTTGCCCACGGATTTACCACGCGCAAAGAAGGCCACGGCTTTGGCCTGCACAGTTGCGCCCTCGCCGCCATCGAAATGAAAGGACGCCTCAGCGCCCACAGCGACGGGCCGGGCAAGGGCGCAACGTTCGTCCTTGAGCTGCCGTTAAACATTGCCTCAGATGAGAGCTGAAGCGAGGTGTGAAACCTTTATCGCCGCAGTGGTTTAAAGGCCGTCGGCAACTACGACCATCACGAGCTGCGCTGGGTCACCCATTGGCAATGCTTGGTTTCGTCAAATACTGGTATTCGTTTATACCTACCAGGACCCAGATTTCATTAGGCTGATCCCTGCCAGACAAGGCCGAACTAAAACAGTATTACGGTGAATGCCAATGAAAAATATTTACGACTTTTCCTTTGCCAAACGCGGTGCGG
This window contains:
- a CDS encoding cytochrome-c peroxidase — protein: MITALALLLGLCRPAISAPLNEPLKPLPDVQVHDSAQVELGRRLFNEKSLSVNNSVACASCHQLQKGGADDVAYSIAANGKPTDVNTPTVLNASLNFRQFWNGRADSLEAQIDEFIRSPMAMGNTWAAVINTLSHTPDYRSAFNHAYPDGLTAANVQNALAAYERTLLTPNSRFDLYLKGDTDILTQDEKYGYQRFKQYGCIACHQGVNIGGNMYQKFGVMNDYMNDRGHPTEADLGRYLVTKDEADRNVFKVPSLRNVALTAPYFHDGSAKTLDEAVAVMFKYQLGRTPSALDKSLIIEFLKTLTGELAGKPL
- a CDS encoding DAHL domain-containing protein, which produces MKLSRRLISLLLGGLTLMLASTLLFLYIKSSTDNTTNYIESRDLISQIKQLNAQWETAILKARITANQNYDELVEPLTAINQLWEQFVPLELGRTRHTVIDWRNAGEAYLDAITEKTRLVEQFKSHNAILHNSLAFLPLAQDDIQFQFQQLDRSTPLLQPTLIDMYDLLLDCLEFSQVISDEKAADIQVGLNQLEVDKERLPPKLHLPLEILLSHVRLILREQPMVNDLVERIGAVPVAARLDDINVLLNGYQEQAAGVARMYHLCLLVLSALMFVLMLYLGFRLLRSYAEINRRINSALHAANENLEQRVEERTRELKDTQSELFDTARQAGMAEIATNVLHNVGNVLNSVNISAELVSRTVAGSKVIGLGKAVQLINEHADDLGEFISRDPKGKLLPNYLNQLDKALLAEQQSITEELARLTRSVDHIKDIVSTQQSYAGITSLAESLNINDLLEDALRMNSGALTRHRVKVIKDFSNVPDILADKHRLLLILINLISNAKYAMCNMDERARNMTVGVKFIDNTVLRISIRDEGEGILPENMTRIFAHGFTTRKEGHGFGLHSCALAAIEMKGRLSAHSDGPGKGATFVLELPLNIASDES